In Pungitius pungitius chromosome 2, fPunPun2.1, whole genome shotgun sequence, a single window of DNA contains:
- the lmod2b gene encoding leiomodin-2 isoform X2, with amino-acid sequence MSCFGYRRELSKYEDVDEDELLASLTPEELAELEKELVDIDPDANVPIGLRQRDQTDKTPTGTFSREALMKYWESETRRLMEDEICGGSPKPDEDQEEDCVTEENSGDEDEKDVENEKEQRKYKGLKEKEEEEEEEEEESEEEEEAVTEEEEEEEEDEEQEDDDDEEEDEQEEQDNKSKAEPSKESGAQAPADTPRLLKPPRVEPMRLTPPPPPPDPNAMGNPTVVDDALQRALSNDPELSEVNLNNIDDITQETLIRFAEALRSNTHVRVFSVANTRADDAVALAIAKMLRENSSITSFNIESNYVSGKGVMAMVQALPGNNTLTELRFHNQRHMCGGQVEMEMVKILRENHTLIKLGYQFNLPGPRMSMTGILTRNQDRQRQKRLQEQRQQQGQQGAPEGAINPRTTALKATPRSSPYSSPRASPWSSPKLPRSDLTKKQTPPAPPPPPPPPPPPPPPPPPPPPPPLPASQREEKKKPTRMIAEVIRAHEAGSKKVRKTKGKKGKKGKETGKEETSSILMELKNALRPVSAERRRGEEGSRPSTPGRSSHDQLMESIRNSSSRALRRVEVPHHLR; translated from the exons ATGAGCTGTTTTGGGTACCGGCGGGAGTTGAGTAAGTATGAAGATGTCGACGAGGACGAGCTCTTGGCTTCCCTCACCCCCGAGGAGCTGGCTGAGTTGGAAAAGGAGCTGGTGGACATCGATCCTGACGCCAACGTGCCCATCGGACTCAGGCAGAGAGACCAGACGGACAAGACCCCAACGGGCACCTTCAGCAGAGAGGCCCTCATGAAGTATTGGGAGAGCGAGACACGTAGACTGATGGAGGACGAGATTTGTGGAGGAAGCCCCAAACCG GATGAAGACCAAGAGGAGGACTGTGTGACAGAAGAAAACAGCGGAGATGAGGATGAAAAAGATGTTGAAAATGAGAAAGAACAGAGAAAGTATAAggggctgaaggagaaggaagaagaggaagaggaggaagaagaggaaagtgaagaagaggaagaagctgtaacagaggaggaggaggaggaggaggaggatgaggagcaggaagatgatgacgatgaagaggaggacgagcaggAGGAACAAGACAATAAATCAAAAGCCGAGCCCTCAAAGGAATCCGGGGCTCAGGCCCCGGCCGACACCCCGAGGCTGTTGAAGCCACCGAGGGTGGAGCCTATGAgactgactcctccccctccacctcccgaCCCGAATGCGATGGGAAACCCAACCGTCGTGGACGACGCTCTCCAGCGAGCTCTTAGCAACGACCCTGAGCTGTCGGAGGTCAATCTGAACAACATTGACGACATCACACAG gaaACCCTAATTCGCTTTGCTGAAGCGCTGAGGTCCAACACCCACGTCAGGGTCTTTAGTGTCGCGAACACCCGAGCCGACGACGCTGTGGCGCTGGCCATCGCCAAGATGCTGAGGGAAAACTCGTCCATCACCAGTTTTAATATAGAGTCCAACTACGTGAGTGGAAAGGGCGTCATGGCGATGGTTCAAGCACTCCCCGGAAACAACACCCTGACTGAGCTCCGCTTCCACAACCAGCGACACATGTGCGGAGGACAG GTAGAGATGGAGATGGTGAAGATCCTGAGGGAAAACCACACCTTGATCAAGTTGGGCTACCAGTTCAACCTGCCCGGTCCCAGGATGAGCATGACGGGGATCCTCACCAGGAACCAGGACCGCCAGAGACAGAAACGGCTGCAGGAGCAGAGACAGCAGCAGGGCCAACAGGGGGCGCCAGAGGGGGCCATTAACCCCCGAACCACTGCGCTG AAAGCGACACCTCGTTCATCACCTTACAGCTCACCCAGAGCCTCTCCTTGGTCCTCACCCAAACTCCCCAGGAGCGACCTGACTAAAAAACAGACTCCTCCcgctccgccgcctcctccccctccaccacctccacctcctcctcctcctcctccacccccacctcctccactaccTGCCTCGCagcgggaggagaagaagaagcccaCCAGGATGATCGCGGAGGTCATCAGGGCGCACGAGGCGGGCAGCAAGAAGGTGAGGAAGACAAAAGGTAAGAAGGGCAAGAAGGGGAAGGAGACGGGGAAGGAGGAGACGAGCAGCATCCTGATGGAGCTCAAGAACGCGCTGAGGCCCGTG
- the lmod2b gene encoding leiomodin-2 isoform X1, producing MSCFGYRRELSKYEDVDEDELLASLTPEELAELEKELVDIDPDANVPIGLRQRDQTDKTPTGTFSREALMKYWESETRRLMEDEICGGSPKPDEDQEEDCVTEENSGDEDEKDVENEKEQRKYKGLKEKEEEEEEEEEESEEEEEAVTEEEEEEEEDEEQEDDDDEEEDEQEEQDNKSKAEPSKESGAQAPADTPRLLKPPRVEPMRLTPPPPPPDPNAMGNPTVVDDALQRALSNDPELSEVNLNNIDDITQETLIRFAEALRSNTHVRVFSVANTRADDAVALAIAKMLRENSSITSFNIESNYVSGKGVMAMVQALPGNNTLTELRFHNQRHMCGGQVEMEMVKILRENHTLIKLGYQFNLPGPRMSMTGILTRNQDRQRQKRLQEQRQQQGQQGAPEGAINPRTTALKATPRSSPYSSPRASPWSSPKLPRSDLTKKQTPPAPPPPPPPPPPPPPPPPPPPPPPLPASQREEKKKPTRMIAEVIRAHEAGSKKVRKTKGKKGKKGKETGKEETSSILMELKNALRPVSAERRRGEEGSRPSTPGRSSHDQLMESIRNSSSRALRRVSLPFRIIPSPLHQI from the exons ATGAGCTGTTTTGGGTACCGGCGGGAGTTGAGTAAGTATGAAGATGTCGACGAGGACGAGCTCTTGGCTTCCCTCACCCCCGAGGAGCTGGCTGAGTTGGAAAAGGAGCTGGTGGACATCGATCCTGACGCCAACGTGCCCATCGGACTCAGGCAGAGAGACCAGACGGACAAGACCCCAACGGGCACCTTCAGCAGAGAGGCCCTCATGAAGTATTGGGAGAGCGAGACACGTAGACTGATGGAGGACGAGATTTGTGGAGGAAGCCCCAAACCG GATGAAGACCAAGAGGAGGACTGTGTGACAGAAGAAAACAGCGGAGATGAGGATGAAAAAGATGTTGAAAATGAGAAAGAACAGAGAAAGTATAAggggctgaaggagaaggaagaagaggaagaggaggaagaagaggaaagtgaagaagaggaagaagctgtaacagaggaggaggaggaggaggaggaggatgaggagcaggaagatgatgacgatgaagaggaggacgagcaggAGGAACAAGACAATAAATCAAAAGCCGAGCCCTCAAAGGAATCCGGGGCTCAGGCCCCGGCCGACACCCCGAGGCTGTTGAAGCCACCGAGGGTGGAGCCTATGAgactgactcctccccctccacctcccgaCCCGAATGCGATGGGAAACCCAACCGTCGTGGACGACGCTCTCCAGCGAGCTCTTAGCAACGACCCTGAGCTGTCGGAGGTCAATCTGAACAACATTGACGACATCACACAG gaaACCCTAATTCGCTTTGCTGAAGCGCTGAGGTCCAACACCCACGTCAGGGTCTTTAGTGTCGCGAACACCCGAGCCGACGACGCTGTGGCGCTGGCCATCGCCAAGATGCTGAGGGAAAACTCGTCCATCACCAGTTTTAATATAGAGTCCAACTACGTGAGTGGAAAGGGCGTCATGGCGATGGTTCAAGCACTCCCCGGAAACAACACCCTGACTGAGCTCCGCTTCCACAACCAGCGACACATGTGCGGAGGACAG GTAGAGATGGAGATGGTGAAGATCCTGAGGGAAAACCACACCTTGATCAAGTTGGGCTACCAGTTCAACCTGCCCGGTCCCAGGATGAGCATGACGGGGATCCTCACCAGGAACCAGGACCGCCAGAGACAGAAACGGCTGCAGGAGCAGAGACAGCAGCAGGGCCAACAGGGGGCGCCAGAGGGGGCCATTAACCCCCGAACCACTGCGCTG AAAGCGACACCTCGTTCATCACCTTACAGCTCACCCAGAGCCTCTCCTTGGTCCTCACCCAAACTCCCCAGGAGCGACCTGACTAAAAAACAGACTCCTCCcgctccgccgcctcctccccctccaccacctccacctcctcctcctcctcctccacccccacctcctccactaccTGCCTCGCagcgggaggagaagaagaagcccaCCAGGATGATCGCGGAGGTCATCAGGGCGCACGAGGCGGGCAGCAAGAAGGTGAGGAAGACAAAAGGTAAGAAGGGCAAGAAGGGGAAGGAGACGGGGAAGGAGGAGACGAGCAGCATCCTGATGGAGCTCAAGAACGCGCTGAGGCCCGTG